The Prosthecobacter fusiformis sequence ACCCGCGCTCTATCCCCTTCGCCTCCGAGGAGGAAGTAAACCACCTCGTGGCGCTGGTCAGGGAGCAGCCGCCCTTGCCCCTGGCGCTTACTGAGGCGCTAAGGGATGGTGGCGATAATCACCGCTCGGCACTTTTCGTGGGCTTCGAGTTTGGAGCGTGGCAGACACGCTTTTTGCTGCGTGGACTCTACACGCAAGTGGCTCGTCCCTACAGGGCGGTGTCCACATCCCTTGAGCAGGCATGCAAGCGAGCACCTTCAAAAGAAGATGAGGAGTTTCTCTGGGCTGCCTACCGTGTTGTTTTCGCCGATAAGGCCCCCATCGACTTCGCCAAGGCACTGCGAGATGACTGGACAAAGTTCAATCAGACCACGCCTCCGCCTGCGCAAACTGGCAGCCCCGTTAATCAAGGTAAGGTTGTGGAGTTCATCGTGTACCATGTACCCTCCGACGATCTGCTGCTGATCGCTCAAAGCATAACAGAATTCTGGAGGGAGCATCACCCTGCCTTCGAAAGTTACAAGACAAGCAAACGAGCACGCGAGCTTGTCACCTTCATGAGCGAATTGAAGCGGTTACCCGATTTGCTCACACGCATTCGAGAACGCGTCCCCACTGATTTCTCTGCCAGCGAACCCACCTTCTACACCTTCTGAGCGTCATGGACACCGCACTTCCAGCGCCCAAGTCTGCTGACACTCCTCTCACAGTTAAAGTGCACCGCTATCCGGGCACCCGAGCCTTTCAAGACAAGGAGCTTGACCGCCGCCTCTTCACTGGGCGGGACACAGAGATTCGAGAGCTGTGCCAACGCATCTTGAGTCATCGCATCGTAGTCCTCTACGCAACCTCGGGCACGGGCAAATCCTCCCTATTGAAAGCGGGTGTCTTTCCCGAGCTGCGGGCTCGTGGATATCTGCCACTGGATGTGCGCTTTGACTTCTCGAAGGAGTGCACCTTGGGAACGCAGTTGGACAAGGAAGTCCGGCGTGAGTGTGCTCGTCCCGAGCAAGCTGCTACCTTGATCGATGCGCCGTCCGACAGCCCCACCTTTGAGCATTACTTTGATCAGGCCGAGTTCTGGGGAACACGCGGCCCGATGGTTCCAGTGCTAGTACTCGACCAGTTCGAGGATGTCTTCAAGCGTCACAAGGACCCAAAAATTGCCAAGCAGATCGCCCAGGCCCAGGCGGTCCTTTTTAAGGAAATTGCTAGCCTAATCACATCGCCGCGCGACATGCGGCTAGTGCTCTCCTTGCGCGAAGATGCGATAGGCACGCTGCTTGCCATGGGTCACGAGATTCCGGGCCTCACCCATCACAATCTGCAACTCCTGCCGCTCTCGGCAGAAAACGCCATTGAGGCGATTAAACTGCCTGCCACAAAAGATTTCGGCAAGTACAATGCTCTCTACACCCCCCCCTTTGAATGCGATGATGATGCTGTTCGCCCACTCACGAACTGGCTCGCGGAGAAGTCACGTGCCGTGATCAAAGACACTATGCGCGGGGAGGGGGGCGGAGTGGAAACCTTCGTTCTGCAGATCTTCTGCGAGCACATTGAGGCTCACGCGATCCGCGAGATAGCAGCAGGTCGCACTGGGACTTTCACCACAGCACTGTTTGAAGGCAAGGGAAAGAAAGAAGCCGTGCTTCGTGACTATTACCATGGCAAGCTTCTTCGCTTTCTTGTCAGTCGCACCCAGGAAGAGGCAGACAAGCTGGATCTACAGCAGTTGGAAAACAGGTGGTTGCTCCCGCGTCTTGCGAATAGATTCATGTTCAATCCGATGAGGTCGTGGCGCGTGCTCAATCTCCTGGAACGCGACCTTCTCACCAGCGATGGTGGGCGGCGGCCCGCCCGCCGTGATGAAATCATGCGTCTCCGGGGGCTGCAGGAGTGGGAAGTGGTTTGGCTAGAAGCCCAGCGTCTTGTGCGTTCAGAACCCTTTGGCGGCCAAAATTTACTCAACCTTAGCCATGATCAACTCGCGGCGGCGATTCACGAAAGGAGCCTGTTACGCTTCGTCCGGCGTCAGCTTTACGTAGGGATCACCATCACTGTCGCCTTTGCTCTCTGCATTGTTGCTGCTTTATGGGTTCATGCTGCACAGATAGATGCTGCTAAGGAACGCATACGTGCCGATCATGAGTTTGCGCTCCGCACTGCTGCTGCGGAAGCAGCGTTGGAGCGAGCTGGAGAGCAAACCGGGATGAACGCCCTGGCAACGCTCGCAGCGGCCGTGAAGACCCTGCCCAGTGATGATACTGCGTTCTTCCATCTCGTGGATGCAGCGATGTCCGAGGGCATCTCCATTCCTCTCGGCTACAGGCAACTTGTTAAAGACCCGGGTGCATTCGATAACGGGAGGAAGACTGAAATTCTCCCCGACGTAGATGGAAACCACTTCGGCCATTTACGTGGTGCTAAGTTGGAAGTCATCTCCCTTTTAGGTAGCGATGAACCTCGTATGATCCATATTCCTCCAGACCTCAGCAAGGCCAGCTTTGCACTAGGTAATGGTGGTAAAGCGGTTGTAGCCATCAACAAGCGTTCTGCGACAAAGGCAGCACCCGGCATCGGGCCTTCCGAACGACCAGTGACTGGTAAAAAAATGGATCTGCACATCCATCAGAACGGTATCTTGCCCTGGCCGAAGACTGAGCTACCGCCCATCAGCGGGGATCTCCACGAGCTTATGCTCAGTCCACGAGCCCATTGGTTGATTATGGCAGATCGCAAGAAAAAGAACCTCCTATGCTGTGATCTTCAAGGGCATCCTCTACCCCTTCCCCTGGGTAAAAAAGCTGGCGATGTCCGATGGCTGTGCTTTCCAAAGCAAGACGACATTGTAGTTGCAGCTATATATGATTCAGGAGCTGCTCCAGATTCTGAATTTCAGAGCACATCGGCCTTTGTAAAGCGAGGGGATAACTCTGAGTGGTTACCCCTAAAACTGAAAGATGTCCGCGTTGCCGAATTCAGCATGAACGGCGGCTGGCTGGCAGTTGTTCATGGCCATGAAATAAGCTTTTTTTCGCGCACAAACCTAAATCAAGACACATCACTAGCAACTACGCAGACATTCCCTCTTAGACAGATACTTCCAGTGGAAAAGGAGGAGCCGCGCACACTGAATATTCAAACGCTCACATTTTTTGAGAATGATCAGCGCATGATTGTTAGCGGAAGAATGAGATCTGAACTCGATTATACCTATACCGATGAGCTTTATTATTTTAGCTTGAGAAACGAAAAGTGGCAGGTTGATTTTAGCACCCAGACTCAGAAGAGAGACGAGGAGTCCGATCTCAGCTCAACCAAACTTAGAGACCTCCTTATACGTCGTATAGAAGAAAGCACCACTCAACTTGACCGCCCGACTCGCTGGCAGTTCGATCCCTCTGGACGTTGGGCCTCTACTCCGACTCAAATCATCGATCTTTTGGGCGACAGAAGCCCACCATTTAGCTACCCTTGGCAAAGCATTCAGTTGGAGGAAGAAGATAGGCGCCCACGGATGCCCCCTAATCTTGGCAATTGGCTGTCCCCCACCTTAGCGCCCCCCCCATTGCTACGGTTACTGGAACCTAGCGGTGCATATGCAGATTGGCGTTTGGGCAGCGTCCCCATACTGCGCCCATCCCTCCGACTGTTAGGTAAACCAGAACGCAAAGCACGAATAGCTCCTGATAGAGCCTGCTTGATCGTTTGGGACGAAGACAGACGCTGGACTGGGACGGCAAACATACAAGATCAAAGTGCCCCTAGTCCAGGCATTATTCTACCCGAAGGATGGACAGTCCTAAATATTACGGCAGCCAAGTACCTTTTAGCCTACTCGGAATCCAGTAACAGTCTACAAGTGTGGGATGTGGCAATACCGGAGGCACCACTCTTCAAAGAAGAAATTAAGCTCTCTACAGACATAAATATCCAACCCAGTCGCGACAACGCATTGGTCAATGTCGCAGGAGACCGCATCTTCATTGCAGATACTCTATCGAGGCTTTTTTGGCAGTTCGCTTTTGCCTCAAAAACCTGGACGTCACAGCCAGCAGAGCGTGTGCTCGACCTGCCTCATGGATGGATCTTACAATCCCACACTACTGAATCTGAAGACGAGGATAGCCTTGCCAGTTCGATGGAGTACAAAGCGAGCATTGCCAAAGCCAGCACTCCAGACAAACCACTACATGTCAATCTGCGAAGCGGTTACACTCATTTAAAGGTTACACCCGATGGTCGTGGGTTGATAATTGTTTATCCGGAAACAAGCAAGTCCACTTCTGGCCGGAGGAACTCACAACTATTACTCAGGCACTATGAACTGACTCCTGATGAAGGACTAAAGGATCCGCAAGAATGGCTCCTTAACGGGGATGCCGAAGTAGATGACATAATGACTTCTCCGGACTTGCGCTGGTGCACTGCACTCATAAATGGCTCCACGCCTAAAATGTGGGACCTACGACTCCCTGCCAGCAATCAAAATAATGGCCGACCAGCGCTGCCCTTGGGAGAATGGAGCATCGGCAGCGACCAATACTACTTCAACGAAAATATTACCAAGCGGAAGGTCGCCATTATCCCTGAACGGCATGAACTGGTCATCGAAGGCGAGGACAAGGTATTCCATATACCTTTCTCAGAGTGGCGTCCTGGCACGACTCCAGAAGAGCTTGCTGATCGCATAAATTTCGCTGACCTAGTCTCCACTCTCACCAGTGAACAAGAGTTTCGCACCTCTATGCGTAGAAGTGGAGCCATCAGCAAAAAAATCATACCAGGCGAAGTCTTGCTTGAGCGCTATGGCAAAGACATGAGCAACCAAAGTCTAGCCAAAGTCACGGCTTGGCTCATGAATGGCGGTTCGGTGCGCGAGCATCCCTTCACGACTCGGCCTATTGGTGACTGGATCGCCGAACGCCTGACCGCAGAAACCATCGATGATACGATACAAGCATATAGAGCCTCGCCCAGTGATCCAAAAGTATTGCGTGCTCTAGGCAAGCTCTTGTTTAAAGAATCAGGCCATCAGTCCAGCTTTACCTCTGAGGCTTGCTTTACTTTTGCCAGAGAAAACTCTTCAGCCAGTGAGCACGCCGAGATTGACGCGGAGTGGGCTCAAGTATCCCAACACGGGGCCCTGCTCTTACTCGATAAGATCTTTCAAGGCACCGAATACTCTTCTTTCAGGACTTACAGTAAAATGAAGGTTCTGCAGCAAGTGCAGAAGAGGCTGGGCAGTCTTGGTTACTATCAAGGTGCGCCTGACGGCCGGACAGATAGTTTGAATCATGCCGCGATTGTTCAATGGCAGGCCTCCCGAGGTCAGCCGCCCACAGGATTGTTGTCAACGAATGACATAAAACAATTAGGAATGAATAATTTACTGGAGCAACATGCACCTGCCCTCGGCGGAAAGTGGCTTGGCACTTATTATTATGGGACCGATGAATCAGCTGCACAAAAACCGGTCGAGTTTAAGCTTACTATCCAGAACAATCACGGTGACTCTTGGTTCACAGGTATTTACACAGAGCCATACTCTGGCTTCGGATCTCGTGGGCCTGACGGGCAGATGCATGGCTTAGTGTCAGGCTCTATCATTGATGAAAATGGCAAGATGAAAATTCAATTCAACAAGACTTACCGTTATTTTCACCAACCTCCTATAGTTTACGAGGGCACGCTCAATCCAGATACAGGCAAAGCCTATGGCAATTGGGGCGGTAAGCGAGGAACGTTTACCTTGGAACGACAGCCTTAACATCAGTCAGCCTGCCATGAAACACATTTGGATCATCACTCTCTTCGGTCTTGTGAGCTGCCACAGACCTTCCCTGACTGAGCTTCCGCAACAAGGCAGCGCGATGCAGGGACGGATCATCGTTTCCGGTTTCGAACCTTTTGACGGAAGGAGGAGGAATGCGTCTTATCAAATAGCCCAACTAGTCGCAAAAGCCGGGACGGGGCGAGATATCACCGTTTTGGAAGTTCCCGTTCACTGGGGCGCACCAGAAAAGGCTCTGGCCTCGCAAAAGGCGAGGCCATGGACCCTGTGGCTAGCCTTCGGAGAAGGCACTAACATCTTCCAGATTGAAACTGTCGCAAACAATAGGCGTATCAACACGGAGGATAACAACGATCAAAAGCCGTCTCAAGCGCAGATGATAAAAGGTGCGCCAGAAAAGCTAACCTCTCTCTTCCCTGCAGCTGCATTATGTGACGCCTTAGTTAAACGGGGTCTGCCCGTCCGCGTCTCCGTCGAAGCGGGAAATTACCTCTGTGAAGAAATGTTATTCAACCTCCTACACTCTCAGGCAGAGGTGCCTGGTCCGGCACCCGTAGTCCTCTTTATTCACACGCCGGTGCTCGGAGCCAAAGTCAAGATGCCTGATGGCAGCGAGCGCCTGATGAACGAAGATCTCTTGGGGAAATTCGCTGCCGCTATTCTTCCGGCTATCGAGGAGTCGCTGCTAAACTCAGTTGAACCTTAAGCACGCCAAGCGAAAATCACCCTTGCTATCATGAATGATTTGCTTAACGTTACCAACTGAATGTCACGTATGTGGAGTCATAATGATTGTTTACAAAGATGAAGCGGGCAGCCATCATCATCGGTGTCGACAGGACCGGAGGCATGCCCCCCCTGAGAGACGCTGCCAAAGGTGCCCGACGTTTTGAAGACTGGGCACTGAGCCAAAAATTTGATTCTATACATGTTTTCACCGACGAGGACGACAGCGTCGTGGAAGTGGGGGCAATTAAGAGGGCCATCAAAAAGATGGTTGATACTGGCACCTTTGAGCAACTTGTGATCTATTTCGCGGGCCATGGCGTGAACATCGGCTATGGCGAGTATTGGTTGCTATCTGACGCGCCTGGAGACCCACAGGCGGCAGTCAATATCCGCAGCAGTACATGGCAGGCCGAATACTCCGGCATTCCACACACCATCTTCATTTCCGATGCCTGCCGTACAGCTGCTGAAGGAGGAACAACCCAGAGGGTGACTGGCAGTGAAATTTTTCCTAACGACGGAGTCGGTGGGTTAGCAAAGCCAGTAGATATTTTTTATGCCTGTACGTTGGGACGTCCGGCACTTGAGATCCGGGATCGGAATGTGGCGGCAGGCGCATTTACAGCTTTGTATACCAGTGCATTTCTTGATGTATTGCAGGGCAAGCACGCTGAACTCCTGGAATGGAAAAAGGAGGCAGGCAAGTCCGTTGCCTACGTACGACCAAGGCCGCTGAAACCTCATCTAACCGCAGAGGTACCACGTCGTATCACCCAACTCAAATTGCAGGCAACCGCGATCCAGGAGCCGGACGCGCGGATCGTTTCGGATGACACCGCCTGGATCGCACGACTTACCGAAGAGGAAGGGTTTACACCGCCTAGGCCAACAGCATTTTCAATACCCATACGGAGAAGCAATGCATATCGCGCAGGGGTGAAGCCCGCATTAGCTCCTGTCACAGCAGCTTCAGCGGCATGCATTCTGTTGCGGTCAGTGCTGAAAGACGGCATCCAAGGTATCATGACAGCCTCGGAGCCCCCGGAACTGATCACTCGACGCCGCACCCGTAGCCCGAAACTCACCACTCTCGATAAGGACTCGGTGGCATGCGTCGCTACATTGAACTCCCTAGCGAGGAAAGCTGCGATCCCATTCGGGCCACCCCATCAAGAGACCCATTGCGGCTTCAAAATTCGGGGTGCCAAATTTGTCAAAGCTTGGTGCAACGGATCAATCGCAGAGGTCATAGACCAGCCTGGTGATTTGATTCGTATGCACAATGTTCCAACCCCAAGCACTAGCGTTCTACTGGAGTTGGAGAATGGAACAGGCATGTTGCTGCCAGCCATTCCCGGATTCCTCGCCGGTCTCACGGTAGAGGATGGGGAATTGATAGACGTAGCCTATGAACCCTCCGATAACACCTCACGTTGGGATACTTACCGCCAACACGCTGCAGATCTGCGGGCACTTCGTGCGGTAGCTTCATCTGCTACCCGGAGCGGTGTGTTTCGGCTGGAGAATGAAGACGCACTGGAAATCATGCATCGGATGCAGCATTTCAAAAGTGTTGATCCCTCGCTAGCCATCTATGCCACCTATGCCTATCATGACATTCGTCTCCGCGAGCTCATCCAGCAAATAAGCAATTCTATGAGGGACGATCTTGGAGCCCGCTTGTTCGATATTGCCTTGCTTGCTGGTGAACTTCACAAAGTCCAAATCGGCGCATCCAAAGATCAGGCTCTCATCTCCCCATTCCCTCTGCTCGCTCAAGGTTGGGCACTCCTCGCCGCCCAGGCAGTTACCTTGCCGGACGCCCTCAAGGACATTCAATGCTCCCTCCTGCCTTCGGTCTGGACGCTGTTTAACCCCGAAGGAGTGAGAAAAATCCAAACTGCCATAGAACAACGAGAAATTATATGAAACGTAAGCTCATTTTCATCCACGGTCGGTCACAGCAATTCAAAGACTCCATCCAGCTGAAAGCCGAATGGATTTCTGCATGGAAAAAAGGCCTCAAATTGAATGGCCTGGAATTGCCCATGGAGGAAACAGATATCGCCTTCCCCTATTATGGTCAGACTCTCCATGACCTAGTAGAAAGATCCCCAGAAGTCGCTGAAATTATCATACGAGGTGCCGAAGAAGATGCCGCCAAGAAAGCGTTCGTCCGATCCGTCATCGAAGAGATCAAAAAGGCCAAGATCACCGATGAGCAGCTCGAAACGATCGTCGGCAGCGACGTAGTTGAGCGCGGCCCCCTCAATTGGCCCTGGGTCCGTGGCGTCCTACAAGCTGTCGATAAATACATCCCAGGCGGCAGTGGCAGCAGTATTGCGCTTGCCACCAACGACGTATACCAATACCTCAATAGCTCTGGCATTCGCGACTCTATTGAATCCGGCGTGCTCAAGGCCATTAGTCCCGGTATTGAGACAGTGGTCGTCAGCCACTCCCTTGGCACGGTCGTGGCCTACAACCTCTTGCGCCGTGAGGGAGAGTCCCGCGAATGGAAGGTACCACTCTTTGTAACCTTGGGATCCCCTCTCGCTGTGACTGCAATTAAAAAGGCCCTGCGTCCCATAGGCCATCCATCCTGCGTCTCTAAATGGTACAATGCTATGGACCCACGCGACATCGTGTCCCTGCGACCACTGGACGAAGATCATTTCGACATCTCCCCCTCCATCGAGAACCACCTCGAGGTCAACAATCACACCGATAATCGCCACGGCATCGCTGGCTATCTGGACGATAAACAAGTGGCCAAACGCATCTACGATGCATTGGTCGCATGACTTAAGTTGACAACTCTTCTGGGTTTTATATTTTACGGTTCATGATGTCTGTGCTGTGTTTCAGCGCACTTCGGACTTATAACTCTTGGTGCAGTTCTCAAATGCAGGCCTCCTCTCAAAGTTTCTTTTATTATTTGCAAAGAAGGAGCTCTGGCAGGAGGCCGCAGCTTATACGATCTAGTTACCGCAGAACAAATCGTGGAGCCCATACTGACGCTTTCCAGAAAGAATCTACCGATTTTGTGAAGTCGCAATCAAAGCACTTCCAGAACCATCCAGAAGTAATAGCCTGAATAGTCCAACTTTCTTGAACCAAAAGGCACTCGGAAACTAACCTTGATGAATATATGTCGCTCGGTTCTGAATAAAATTGTTGCCCAAGATTAAGCGGATCCATGATAGGTAAGGCATCTGCATATGTTTTTTTCTCTTTCGTGAAACGCAACTCCACCCGGCAAACCCTGAACCCACCCAGCCACAAAGGAAATACAACACAAGATCTAGATTTACTCACCATCACACCAGCAGAGTTGGCATGATTTTCCTTTGTATCCCAAGTCGAAGCCCAAGCCTCCCACGAATCATTAGTGGTGTTGATGACTTGACTAAAATTGTGAAGCGCAGTTCCTGAGCCATCAATTAGAGAAATATAAGGAACATTTGGAAACATTTGCTGAAGCCATTCTTCCAAAGAACGCATTATCTGAATAGTATGCTTAGCATTCCGTGCAGAGACGCCAAAAATAGCAAGGCTAAGACTTGAAAACCACAAAGACTTAACCATATCCTTTGTTATTACTCCGTTTGCAAAATCCAGTGAAATACAGCCCCGCGTTTTCCCATGCCTTCCAACCCAGACAACGGGGACAGTAATCCCGGAGGCAACTTCCTCTAGAGCGTGGACAGGACAAAGATAATGCGGAGGATTATCTTTAGCATCAAAAGAGATAACCCCCGGAGAATGATCCCCCAGTCCGATTCCAGTCATTCCATCTATGCAAAACCACCCCATGCAGCGTTGAGTTCTTGCAATCTCGTGGTCATCCCATCCCTGCCTGCGGTTCGCAATAGCATGATAAGCAAGTAATTTAAGGAACAGACTTCCATGCCCTCTTTCCACGACAATTCTTAGGCTGACATGGACAGGTTTTTGACATTCAAGCTGACTTGGTCTCCTTGCTTCAAACACCGCCACAATGTCTTGTAAGCACGAATCAAGCCACTTTCTGTTTACTGCACTTGCTCCAAGCCTTGCGGTAAGCCTCTTAAAAGCTCCTAGTTGTTGGCTATCATTCTCTAACTGGGTAGGCGGGTAATTTTCAACGATTTTATCAATTGATTGCTCTAACAACTTCCCGACTGCTCTATTTCTAGAGTTAGAAATCTGAGGCTGTTCACGATGTCGGGTGTGGCGGTCAAAAATATTGGCAACAGATTGCACTAATAAGTGAAGCATTGTCTCATCTGCTTCGACAAATGGCCTTTGGCTGTCTCCACGGACGAGTCGAACAACACCGACGACTCGACCCTTTCTAGTTACAGACGCTGCCAATATTCTTCGATGAGCAGTCCTAGTAGGAGCACCAGCCTCACGAAGGCGATTTTGAGGAATGATCCGAATCTTCCTTTCCAATCCATTCACTATACATTTAACAATCTCGCGAGCGTCGGGCACGTTGTGCTTCCGAAGACTGCATCCAATATTAGCTCCAACAAACGGAGTTATCGCTTGATACAGTGGAATACGTTTATGGTCATAAACAATCGGTTGAGGTTCCTCTAAATCATAAGCTTTGTCCCCTGGGTTTCCAATGAGACCGGAAGTCGAAACGCAGACCAATTTATTTTGAACTTTCATGAAGACCGAACACCACTCAGAATTGAGGCATTCAGAACAAACCTGCCTAATTTGCTCAAACTCATCAAAATTTTTAACACTACTTTCTTGTAGGCGCGAATAAAGAGTAGCCAATGCTATTCGAGCCTGAATTTTACGGATTGAATCAATAAATCCGCCAATTAAGGTGGCAAGTCCCGTAACGACTGCGTTTGAAAATACGTGATCAAGCGCGAAGTCACCCTGTCCCTGCTCGTGTTTAAAAGAGTACACAGTCAATACTCCTTCAACAACTTGCTCACTCGCATTAGGGGATGCTATCTCGTAGATGGGCGTTGCAATTATACGGCTAACCTCCATTCTGCCCGCTTTATTAGGGCGTCGAAACTCTTGGAAATCATCGACTGAGCCACGTAATACTCGACCATGCGCCGTATCACGAGCTATTCGTCCGACTAAGCTTTCTACGGGAAGAGTTGATTCGGCGATATATTCATAATCGAACTTGGATGTCCCTTTGACATACAAACACTCTTTTATCTGATCAAAGTGCCAGATAGTGCAACTCGCACTAGTTCCAAAACTACCAGTCTGTGCAGCAGAAGCTATCTGAGCGCATAGCTTGTTTAATAGCTCAGTTCTATCCCATTTGTGGCATTCGGGATTCCAGCCATACATTGAATGAACCCCCTCAGAGCTCCGAAGAACCTGGATCCCTGGTGCTAATGCAGCAGCGGCAGATTCAACCTCACTTACCTGAACTGCAGCAAAAGCTCCTGGGTATCTAGCCTCCAGATTCAAGACGCCAATCAACTCGAACTCCATTTCGACCGGACAGGAAGCCCCATTTGAAGCAGCGGGACTTGGGCAGTATATTGGCACCACGACCTCGGACTTTGTGGAAGGTATAGTTTTACGATAAATATAATTTGAAAGATGTGTCTCCGGCTGCACCAATTTACGGTCCTTGTCTGTAATATCACGAACGTTGTTGATCAAGTACGATTGCCCGGTTGCAGCGACGTGACCTACAATACCCTCTCCAGTCACAGCTATCTTCCTCTCGATTTTAGGATATGGTACATTAAAGGCAATATCACAAACTAATCTACGTGAACCCTCATCACTGTAGCCGTGAATTGATGGAG is a genomic window containing:
- a CDS encoding GAF domain-containing protein; this encodes MNATTKTIADVRIAVVQLECHPCFTLGAVNYLKEPFSSEEPILQSLANLGVEVNDLQQLCFNKYLLWHCARLTAVVDWLNNLDVSVKPHVVVFSEGAVPRQFLKCLRKRLNFNCLVFAGTHALDDSILAWEEYENLGVSSEVLDGVRARSSSRTTVMPVLGETSLDPHILNPIQDIHGTSKKRKGKNLFKLSVNLRPKFVYSPHEAPLIGQHFDNFPPDLPTYELRVSDGENVSQVTVLPLICSEALQYLGSKAMNEADVVVISSYDSKHANFRALQDHLASNQIPTIYCNDGRFGGSGIAIKTDARPEPWWFTSAASHGTLPQGDAVLIMKVRTGSNATQVGVFDPEQNHTLLKLTPIIPVSADSQSYQIAQLLDQFRDEVTSQSELNQPVDTENVKRILSNILDRNDCTEVHRACISRLLNLAKNDHASVQEWKALSDSVKIGRDAIEHAERVFRKTVQNVSNTHRIRKERGIPQPTVSLKELERELSLACYLKCRLLIEEDTYKSDRTKNTALLNVRAKLKANLQGRVPLSPLESAHNFIESMKLEAIQSAKDRLKAQVAAITERFGATAGMLFIVKDPPSIHGYSDEGSRRLVCDIAFNVPYPKIERKIAVTGEGIVGHVAATGQSYLINNVRDITDKDRKLVQPETHLSNYIYRKTIPSTKSEVVVPIYCPSPAASNGASCPVEMEFELIGVLNLEARYPGAFAAVQVSEVESAAAALAPGIQVLRSSEGVHSMYGWNPECHKWDRTELLNKLCAQIASAAQTGSFGTSASCTIWHFDQIKECLYVKGTSKFDYEYIAESTLPVESLVGRIARDTAHGRVLRGSVDDFQEFRRPNKAGRMEVSRIIATPIYEIASPNASEQVVEGVLTVYSFKHEQGQGDFALDHVFSNAVVTGLATLIGGFIDSIRKIQARIALATLYSRLQESSVKNFDEFEQIRQVCSECLNSEWCSVFMKVQNKLVCVSTSGLIGNPGDKAYDLEEPQPIVYDHKRIPLYQAITPFVGANIGCSLRKHNVPDAREIVKCIVNGLERKIRIIPQNRLREAGAPTRTAHRRILAASVTRKGRVVGVVRLVRGDSQRPFVEADETMLHLLVQSVANIFDRHTRHREQPQISNSRNRAVGKLLEQSIDKIVENYPPTQLENDSQQLGAFKRLTARLGASAVNRKWLDSCLQDIVAVFEARRPSQLECQKPVHVSLRIVVERGHGSLFLKLLAYHAIANRRQGWDDHEIARTQRCMGWFCIDGMTGIGLGDHSPGVISFDAKDNPPHYLCPVHALEEVASGITVPVVWVGRHGKTRGCISLDFANGVITKDMVKSLWFSSLSLAIFGVSARNAKHTIQIMRSLEEWLQQMFPNVPYISLIDGSGTALHNFSQVINTTNDSWEAWASTWDTKENHANSAGVMVSKSRSCVVFPLWLGGFRVCRVELRFTKEKKTYADALPIMDPLNLGQQFYSEPSDIYSSRLVSECLLVQESWTIQAITSGWFWKCFDCDFTKSVDSFWKASVWAPRFVLR